Proteins from a genomic interval of bacterium:
- a CDS encoding UDP-N-acetylmuramoyl-L-alanyl-D-glutamate--2,6-diaminopimelate ligase, whose translation MQLKQLLKDISVEKIIGDKDISIKGISSHSAEVKQGYMFVALRGKSRDGHDFVSEVTKKGAVAVVIDKNFKLPLNLPAKSWQAGGITYIYVQDTQEALAKIADNYYGNPTNHMKIIGITGTNGKTTVSYLIDNILKSHGLVTGRIGTIDYCWGGRVIPSSHTTPPPIFLNEIFNKMRTDKVKTVVMEVSSHSLVQKRVDTVQFDSCIFTNIQRDHLDYHSTVSDYISSKRRLIDLLYSSSKQNKFLIINGDDEVLKSFPISNLPCIFYGFNKTNNVYASEIEFNWNRTTFNLNSPWHKGKVEVPLVGNFNLYNVLAAISFAGMDGLNITTVIESLKNIKQVTGRFQVFKKDAITTIVDYAHTPDALEKVIETARKLTNGKLITIFGCGGNRDKGKRPIMGEISSKKSDYTIITSDNPRSEDPLEIIKDIKKGVSGSNWCVEADRAKAIEQGINMLNKGDVLLVAGKGHESCQILKDTVIPFSDIEIVKRHLISNDSKPR comes from the coding sequence ATGCAACTTAAACAACTTCTAAAAGATATATCCGTAGAAAAAATAATAGGTGATAAAGATATCAGTATTAAAGGAATATCCTCTCATTCGGCGGAAGTAAAACAAGGATATATGTTTGTGGCTTTAAGGGGAAAATCTCGCGACGGTCATGATTTTGTGTCGGAAGTAACAAAAAAAGGCGCTGTTGCAGTTGTAATAGATAAGAACTTCAAACTGCCTCTTAACCTGCCCGCCAAATCTTGGCAGGCGGGCGGCATAACTTATATTTATGTTCAAGATACACAGGAAGCTCTTGCTAAAATTGCCGATAATTACTATGGTAATCCCACAAACCATATGAAAATTATAGGAATTACGGGAACTAACGGAAAAACTACTGTTTCCTATCTGATTGATAATATTCTCAAATCGCATGGTTTGGTTACGGGAAGAATAGGGACTATTGATTATTGTTGGGGGGGGAGAGTGATACCGTCTTCTCATACAACTCCTCCACCTATTTTTTTGAATGAAATCTTCAATAAAATGAGGACAGATAAAGTAAAAACCGTAGTGATGGAAGTATCTTCTCATTCTCTTGTGCAGAAGAGAGTAGATACGGTCCAATTTGATTCCTGTATTTTTACCAATATCCAAAGAGACCATCTTGATTACCATTCCACGGTTTCAGATTATATTTCATCAAAGAGAAGACTAATAGATTTACTTTACTCAAGTAGCAAGCAAAATAAATTTTTAATTATAAACGGCGATGATGAAGTTTTAAAAAGTTTTCCTATTTCAAATTTGCCGTGTATTTTTTACGGTTTTAATAAAACAAACAATGTTTACGCCTCAGAGATAGAATTTAATTGGAATCGCACAACATTTAATCTAAATTCACCTTGGCATAAAGGCAAAGTAGAAGTTCCATTGGTCGGTAATTTTAATCTTTATAATGTTCTTGCAGCAATATCTTTTGCCGGCATGGATGGTTTGAATATAACTACGGTTATTGAAAGTCTTAAAAATATCAAACAAGTAACAGGACGTTTCCAAGTATTTAAAAAGGACGCAATAACGACAATTGTGGATTATGCTCATACTCCGGATGCGTTAGAGAAAGTAATTGAAACAGCCAGAAAGCTTACGAATGGAAAATTAATAACGATATTTGGATGTGGCGGAAACAGAGACAAAGGCAAAAGACCTATTATGGGAGAAATTTCATCGAAAAAATCGGATTATACTATCATAACTTCCGATAATCCTCGCTCTGAAGACCCCTTAGAGATAATCAAAGACATAAAAAAAGGAGTTTCAGGTAGTAACTGGTGTGTAGAAGCTGATAGAGCAAAAGCTATTGAACAAGGAATTAATATGTTAAACAAAGGCGATGTTTTACTCGTCGCCGGAAAAGGACATGAGAGTTGTCAGATCTTAAAAGACACTGTTATCCCTTTTAGCGATATAGAGATTGTGAAGAGGCATTTAATTTCTAATGATAGTAAACCCCGTTAG
- a CDS encoding penicillin-binding protein 2, translated as MIVKRKLYLVVVVVMCTLFLLVLRLVALQIVNGDNFVRDAENLHNTTIKTQAARGRIFDRNGNPLALNVPSYEIFWRRTSNVINKEKLKYLFTLSGQDWSNIEKRIDGGANFIYFNRSGDEDFLNLVKENLTRGIEWKENKNRIYPCGELAANIVGFVGSDHGLEGIERDYEYYLKGKSGFKLAQRDAKGNILYTLGGKVAVLEPGYDIYLTIDRVLQHTVERELAQIQQKFDPTSIVAIILEPKTGKILSLANYPSYDPNRFSEFPTSSFRNRAIADFYEPGSTFKIITASAALEEKIIDPKDRIFCENGRYQVAGHTIRDVHPYGWLTFREALLYSSNIAFTKIGQKMGEKELYKYLKKFGFGEKTGIDLEGEVNGLLRDVNKWSKLSIGAIPYGQEIGVTPLQIASAVAVVANGGVLVKPFIVNEIANENRVIIKKKFPTVKRRVISNDSAKLLTSLLVDVVETGTGKAAIVNGYSVAGKTGTSQKYIPGEGYSTTKYVSSFIGYAPANDPQVLILVVVDEPKGAYYGGQVAAPSFKNIMEKTLRYLEIPPDKISSEMAGLQSIVKR; from the coding sequence ATGATCGTAAAAAGAAAGCTTTACCTTGTTGTTGTTGTTGTCATGTGTACGCTTTTTTTACTTGTTTTAAGGCTAGTGGCTTTACAGATAGTTAACGGAGATAATTTTGTTAGGGATGCGGAGAATTTACACAATACCACTATCAAAACGCAAGCCGCTAGAGGAAGGATTTTTGATAGAAACGGCAATCCTTTGGCTTTAAATGTTCCCTCTTATGAAATTTTTTGGAGAAGAACTTCCAATGTAATTAATAAAGAAAAATTAAAATATCTTTTCACCCTTTCAGGTCAAGATTGGTCAAACATAGAGAAAAGAATTGATGGCGGAGCAAATTTTATATATTTTAATCGCTCCGGGGATGAAGATTTTTTGAACTTGGTCAAGGAAAATTTAACAAGAGGAATAGAGTGGAAAGAGAATAAGAATAGAATTTATCCTTGTGGTGAATTGGCTGCAAATATCGTGGGGTTTGTTGGCTCTGACCACGGATTGGAAGGCATTGAAAGAGACTATGAATATTATCTCAAAGGAAAATCCGGATTTAAATTGGCACAAAGAGATGCGAAAGGAAATATCCTTTATACATTGGGTGGGAAAGTGGCTGTTCTTGAGCCGGGTTATGACATCTATCTTACGATAGATAGAGTTCTCCAACATACTGTAGAAAGAGAACTTGCCCAAATCCAACAAAAATTTGATCCTACATCAATCGTTGCCATTATTTTGGAGCCGAAAACCGGCAAGATTCTATCATTGGCGAATTATCCTTCTTATGATCCGAATAGATTCTCGGAATTTCCTACGTCTTCTTTCAGAAATAGAGCCATAGCCGACTTTTATGAACCGGGCTCCACATTTAAGATAATCACGGCTTCTGCTGCATTGGAGGAGAAAATAATCGATCCCAAAGACAGGATATTTTGTGAGAATGGTAGATATCAAGTTGCCGGACATACTATTCGTGATGTGCATCCTTACGGGTGGCTGACTTTTAGGGAAGCTTTGTTATATTCTTCGAATATAGCTTTCACGAAAATCGGGCAGAAAATGGGAGAAAAAGAATTATACAAGTATCTAAAGAAATTTGGTTTTGGAGAAAAAACGGGAATAGATTTAGAAGGGGAAGTGAATGGATTGTTGCGGGATGTAAATAAATGGTCAAAACTGTCTATAGGTGCAATTCCTTATGGGCAAGAGATAGGTGTTACGCCTTTACAGATAGCTTCTGCGGTAGCTGTTGTAGCTAACGGAGGGGTGCTTGTAAAACCGTTTATAGTGAATGAAATTGCAAACGAAAATAGAGTGATTATTAAGAAAAAATTTCCGACTGTAAAAAGGAGGGTAATTTCTAATGATTCCGCAAAGCTTTTAACAAGTTTGCTTGTTGATGTTGTAGAAACCGGAACCGGCAAAGCGGCGATTGTTAATGGATACAGCGTAGCAGGGAAAACAGGAACTTCCCAAAAATATATTCCCGGGGAGGGATATTCCACGACAAAATATGTATCTTCTTTTATTGGATATGCTCCTGCCAATGATCCTCAAGTATTGATTTTAGTAGTGGTAGACGAACCAAAAGGCGCTTATTACGGCGGACAAGTGGCTGCTCCCTCATTTAAAAATATAATGGAGAAAACTTTAAGGTATTTGGAAATTCCGCCAGACAAAATTAGTTCAGAAATGGCAGGTTTGCAATCAATTGTAAAAAGATAA